The following nucleotide sequence is from Streptomyces sp. NBC_00239.
CGGGCGCTTGCCCTCCAGCTGCTCCGGCGGCATGTACTGCGGGGTGCCGATGACGATCCCGCTGTGACTGAGCTTGGTCGTGGCGTCGGCGAGATGGGCGATGCCGAAGTCGGTGAGGACGACGCGGTCCTTGGTCAGGAGCACGTTGTCCGGCTTGATGTCGCGGTGGACGATCCGCGCGTCGTGCGCCTCCGCGAGCGCGTCGAGCATCGCGGAGCCGATCTCCGCCACCCTCCGCACGGGCAGCCGGCCCTGCCGGTGGATGGCCGCGGCGAGGGACTCGCCCCGGATGAACTCCATGACGATCACGGGGGCACCACGGTGCTCCACGACGTCGTGGATGGTGATGATGCCGGGATGGCTGAGAGTGACCGCCGCGCGGGCCTCGCCGGTGAAGCGCCCGACCAGCGTGGCGCGGTCGCCGTCGTCGAGCCCCGGCGGGAAGAGGATCTCCTTGATGGCGACCTCGCGGTCGAAGAGCTGCTGGTCGACGCCCCGCCAGACGCGGCCCATGCCGCCCTGGCCGATGCGTTCGACCAGCCGGTACCGGCCGGCGATGAGTTCGAAGTCGTGCTCGGTCACGCGGACACTCTAGGGCGTGCTGAGCCGATCAGGTGACGGAACGGTGGCCTGATCACGTACCCCGACCCAGCAGCCCGCCGCGTCACCCCGAGCGCACGCTCCGCCGCGTTCCGCCACGTGGCATCGCAGGGCGCCACGTCCCGGGGCGGGGCGGCGGGATCGAACATACGATGGGCGGGAGCCGGCGCGGGCAGCTCGACGTGCCGGCCGTCCGGAGCACGCAGGGCGGAGAAGCATGGCACAGGCCACCGACGCGACGCGGACCGTCATCCTGACGGTGGACGACGACCCGGGAGTCTCCCGGGCCATCGCCCGCGACCTGCGGCGCCACTACGGCGGCGAGTACCGGATCGTGCGCGCCGAATCGGGCGAGTCCGCGCTGGAGGCACTGCACGAGCTGAAGCTGCGCGGCGACCTGGTCGCCGTGATCCTCGCCGACTACCGCATGCCCCGGATGAACGGCATCGAGTTCCTGGAGCAGGCCCTCGGCGTGTACCCGGGGGCGCGGCGCGTCCTGCTGACCGCGTACGCCGACACCGACGCGGCCATCGACGCGATCAACGTCGTCGACCTCGACCACTACCTGCTCAAGCCGTGGGACCCGCCGGAGGAGAAGCTGTACCCGGTCCTGGACGATCTCCTCGCGGTCTGGCGGACCGGCGACTACCGGCCGGTGCCCGCCACCAAAGTGGTGGGGCACCGCTGGTCGGCCGGCTCCTCGCGGGTCCGCGAATTCCTGGCCCGCAACCAGGTGCCGTACCGCTGGTACTCCTCCGACGAGCCCGAGGGACGGCGACTGCTGGAGGCCGCGGGGACCGACGGCCGCCGGCTGCCGGTGGTGATCACACCGGACTGCACCGTGCTGATCGAGCCGGAGGCGCCCGAGCTGGCCGCCCGCGTGGGGCTCGCGACCACGCCCACCGCCGAGTTCTACGACCTCGTCGTCATCGGCGGCGGACCGGCCGGCCTCGGCGCCGCGGTGTACGGGGCCTCCGAGGGGCTGCGGACCGTACTGGTCGAGCGGTCCGCGACCGGTGGGCAGGCCGGCCAGAGCTCCCGCATCGAGAACTACCTCGGCTTCCCGGACGGCGTGTCCGGCGCGCAGCTCATCGACCGCGCCCGCCGCCAGGCCGGCCGGTTCGGCGCGGAGATCCTCACCGCCCGGGAGGTCACGGGACTGGAGGTCGGCGGTCCGGCACGGGTCGTGCGGTTCTCCGACGGGTCCGCGGTCGCCGCGCACAGCGTCATCCTGGCGACGGGCGTGTCGTACCGGCAGCTGCGGGCGCCGGGCTGCGCGGACCTGACCGGGCGCGGCGTGTACTACGGCTCCTCCCTCACCGAGGCGTCGTCCTGCGAGGGCCAGGACGTGTACGTCGTCGGCGGCGCGAACTCCGCCGGGCAGGCGGCGGTGTACCTGGCGCGGGGCGCGAAGTCGGTGACGCTGCTGGTGCGCGGGGCGTCCCTCACCACGTCGATGTCGTACTACCTGATCCAGCAGATCGAGGAGACGCCGAACATCACCGTGCGGCTCGGGACGGTGCTGGAGGCGGCCCACGGCACGGACCACCTGGAGCAGCTGACCCTCCGGGACGCCTCGGCCGGATCGGACGGATCGGCCGGCGCCACCGAAGTCGTGGACGCCCAGTGGGTGTTCGTCTTCATCGGTGCCGCCCCGCTCACCGACTGGCTGGAGGGGACCGTGCTGCGCGACGAACACGGCTTCATCCTGGCCGGACCGGACCTCACACCGGACGGCCGGCCGCCGGCCGCATGGGAGCTGGACCGGCCGCCCTACCATTTGGAAACCAGCGTTCCCGGCGTGTTCGTGGCGGGCGACGCGCGCGCCCAGTCCGCCAAGCGCGTCGCGTCCGCCGTAGGCGAGGGGGCCATGGCCGTGATGCTCGTCCACCGCTACCTGGAGCAGTCGTGAACGCGCAGGTCACGCCCTGCGACCCGCAGGAGATCGGCTCGCTGTTCCTCTTCGAGAAGCTCTCCCCGGAGCAGCTCGGGCGACTGTGCGCCGAGGGGCGGGAGCAGCGCTTCGACCCCGGTCCGGTCTACACCGAGGGCGAACCGGCCACCTGCTTCTACGTGATGATCGAGGGGACCGTCGTGCTGTACCGCCGGGTCGGCGGCGACGACGTGGAGGTCAGCCGCACCTCGCAGCGCGGCGTGTACGCGGGCGCCATGCAGGCGTACCTGGGTGACCGGGTGCCGCAGACGTACGTCAACTCCATGCGGGTGACCGAGCCCACCCGGTTCTTCGTCCTGCCGGCGCAGTCGTTCGCGGACGTCATGCGGGAGTGGTTCCCTATGGCGGCGCACCTGCTGGAGGGGCTCTTCTTCGGCTCCCAGAACACCCAGCGGGCCGTCGGACAGCGTGAACGCCTGCTGGCGCTCGGCTCGTTGTCCGCCGGTCTCACCCACGAGCTCAACAACCCGGCGGCCGCCGCCGTGCGCGCCACCGAGGCGCTGCGCGAGCGGGTCGGCAAGATGCGGCACAAGTTGGCGCACATCGCGAAGGGCCCCTACTCGCGGGAGGCCCTCGGCGAACTGATCGAGATCCAGGAGCGCACCGCCGAACGCGTCGCCAAGGCCCCGGTGTTGAGCCCTCTGGAGGCATCGGACCGGGAGGACGCGCTGGCCGACTGGCTGGAGGACCACGGCATCCCGGAGGGCTGGCGGATCGCGCCCACCTTCGTCCAGGCGGGTCTGGACACGGACTGGCTGGAGCAGGTCGCGGCGACCGTCGCCGAGGACGTCCTGCCGGGGGCCGTCGGCTGGCTCAACTACACGGTCGAGACCGAGCTGCTGATGGACGAGATCGGCGACGCCACGGCCCGCATCTCGCACCTGGTGGACGCGGCCAAGCAGTACGCGCAGCTCGACCGGGCCCCTCACCGCGACGTCGACATCCACGGACTGCTCGACAGCACGCTGCTGATGCTGTCCGGCAAGATCGGCCCCGGCGTGCGGGTGGTCAAGGACTACGACCGCTCCCTCCCGGACGTGCCCGCCTACCCGGCGGAGCTCAACCAGGTGTGGACCAACCTCATCGACAACGCGGTGGCCGCCATCGGGAGCACCGGCGGCGACGGCACCCTGACGGTCCGTACGGCCCGGGAGGGCGACCGGCTGCTCGTGGAGTTCCGCGACACCGGCCCCGGCGTGCCCGAGGCCATCCGCAACCGCATCTTCGACCCGTTCTTCACCACCAAACCGGTCGGTGAGGGCACCGGTCTCGGCCTCGACATCTCCTGGCGGATCGTCGTCGACAAGCATCACGGGAGCCTGCTCGTCGAGTCCGTCCCGGGCGACACCCGGTTCCAGGTGCTGCTGCCGCTGACCGCGCCCGACACCGGCGCCGATGGCGGCGCGGAGCCCGGAGCACAGGCCGAACCCGAACCCGAACCTGTAACCGAGACGAAGACCGACGCCGCCGAGGAGACCTGATGACCGAGATCGACGGGATCGACCCGAGCGCCCCGCCCAGCGGCGCCGGCTGCGGGGAGTGCGACGCGGTGGGCGGCTGGTGGTTCCACCTGCGGCGCTGCGCCCAGTGCGGCCACGTCGGCTGCTGCGACTCCTCGCCGGCCCAGCACGCCACCGCGCACTGGAAGTCCACCGGACATCCGCTGGTGCAGAGCTTCGAGCCGGGCGAGGAGTGGTTCTGGAACTACGCCACCGACGCCGCGTACGACGCCGGACCCGCGCTGGCCCCGCCGACCGACCACCCGGCCGACCAGCCCGCCCCCGGTCCGGCCGGCCGCGTCCCCGCGGACTGGCCGAACCGGATCCACCGCTGAGGCAACGCCCGCGCGGCCACGGCGTCGGGCCGCCGGCGTCGGTCCGGAGGGCCTGGTGCCGGGGCCGTCAGGCGACGGGCGGCGGGCCCTGTACGAGGGTCCGGGCGGCGGCGAGTTCGGCGCGGGACGCCTCTTCGGCCACGTCGAGGTAGCCGTAGGCGTCGTCGCCGACCGGGATCCGCACGGGCGCCGACGGGCCGGCGTCGACGATGTCGAGGACCCGAGCCGCGAAGTCCTCGGGGCGGCCGGTCTCCGGGTGGTCCGCCAGGCCGCGTGCGCCTTCGAGCATCTCGCGGTTGGTGACGTCGTACGCCGGGACCCGGTGGCGGGCTTCGGCCATGGAGGTGCCGTAGCGCGTGGCGAACATGCCCGGTTCGAGGACGGTGACGCGGATGTTGTGCGGGGCGGCCTCGGCGGCGAGGGCCTGGCTCATCCCTTCGAGGGCGTGCTTCCCGGCGATGTACGCGGCCAGGCCCGGGAAGGCCATCCGGCCGGCGACGGAGGACACGTTGACGACGTGGCCGTGTCCCTGGGCCCGCATCAGCGGCAGGACCAGCCGGGTCAGCCGCCACGGGCCCACGACCAAGGTCTCCAGCTGGTCGCGCAGCTCGGCGTCGGAGACCTCCTCGACCGCACCGAACAGTCCGACCGCGGCGTTGTTCACGAGGATGTCGACGCCGCCGAGGCGGTCGACGGCCGTCCGGACGGCCTCCTCACAGGAGCCCGCGTCCCGCAGCTCCAGCGGGACGGGGACGATCCGGCCGGGCCACGCGGCGGCCAGCTCCTCCAGGTCGGCGGTCTTCCGGGCGGTGACCACCAGTTCGTGCCCCGCGCCGGCCGCCGCGGCGGCCAGCGCGTGCCCGAGACCGGAGGAGCAGCCCGTGATCAGCCAGCGTCTGCCCATCGTTCCCCCATGACGTCCGAAACGCTCGTACGACCATCCGATCGTGACCGCTCATCGTCGGGGTCGGATCCGGCCACGGCCATCCCCCGCGCGGGGGCGCGCGGACGCACGGACCGGCGCAAGCCCAGCGCGCGGGACCGGCCCGGGAGCAGCCGCGGGCGGGCTCGGGGTAGCGGCTAGCGGGAGGTGCTCGGAAGCGCCGCGCCGGTCACATCCGCCAGTACGTGCCCGCCCGGGAATCCACGTGGACCAGGTGCCGGCCGACCCGCACCACGTGGTGGTCCGTACCGGACCAGGAGCCGGTGGCGTCGTCGTCGACGGGCAGCGGGGTCCAGACCTCCAGGAACGTGCTGCCGTCGGTGTTGGTGCCCCACTCGACGAGGTTCGCGCCCTCGCGGCGGAAGGTGCCCGTGTCCTCGCCGGGCTCTCCCGTGAGGTGGTGGAAGCGCACCCGGGAACCGTCGAAGGACGTGACGCCGGCGAAGCCCCGGCTGTCGGCGAAGTACGGTCCGGCCTGGAGCCACACCACCTCGCGGTCCTCGACCAGGGGTCCGCCGTTCCGGCTGATCCCGCGCCGCAGCCAAGCGCCCCGGTCGGGCACCGGAATGCCCGGCCCGCCCGCCACCGGGGCGCTCTCCGGGCCGACGGCCGGCTCAGTCATCGGCTGCGGTGTCTTCCACGGCCGACAGGGACAGCTCGATGTTTCCCCGTACCGCCTGCGAGTAGGGGCAGACCTCGTCCGCCCGGTGGAGCAGGGGCAGCAGGTCCGCCGGGCGCCACCCCGGGAGGGAAACGGTGAGACCGACCGCGAGGCCGTAGCCGGCGGGGGTGTCCGTGGTGCCGAGCCGGACCTCGCAGGCGACGCGCGCGGCTGCGGCGTCCGCCCCGAACTCGGCGGCGACCTCGGCCAGCGCCGATGTGAAGCAGGCGGCGAATCCCGCCGCGAACAGCTGCTCGGGGTTGGTGGTGCCCGGCACCTTCTTGCGCGGCGGCGCCAGCCGGACGTCGAGCCGGCCGTCGTCGGTGACGACCGATCCGGTACGGCCGCCGTCGGCGTGCGCGGTGGTCCGGTAGAGGGTGCTGGTGAGGGGCACGGTCATGTGTGCAGCCCATCTGTGCGACGAGGGAACACTGCCCGGGGCCGGACAGCGCTTCGGCACTGCCGGTGGGACGGTGCCTGGCGCGTCGTCGTGCGTAACCGGGTACGGCGCATCTCGTCCGGGGCCTCGGGACCGGGCCGCCGGACAATCTAGCAACCAAGCCGGGCCGCCGGGACCGGGCCCGCCGGTGAGCCTCCTCACCCGCCCGGGGACCGCGGCACGCGGGCGGCGGACCGGCGGCCGGTGCGCGGCGCTGGGCGCTCGGCGCTGGGTGCGGTCGGCTCAGCCCGCCGCGCGCATCGACAGGGCGCGCCGCTCCTCCTGGGTCAGGCCGCCCCACACCCCGTAGGGCTCCTGCACGCGCAGTGCGTGTCGCAGGCACTCGGTCCGTACCGGACACAGTGCGCAGACCTGCTTGGCCGCCTCGTCGCGGACCGAGCGGTCCTCGGCGCGCTCCCCCGCCGGGTGGAAGAACCTGTCCGTGCCGAGATTGCGACACGCGGCGCGCTCCTGCCACATCCAGTGGTGCTCCGCCGTGCCCGGCAGCCGTGACACGTTCGACATGTGTCGACTCCTCTCCTCTCTCGTTCTCTTTCGTGTCTCTCGTGCTTGTTCGTGCGTGTCTCTCGTGCTTATTCGTGCTGTTTCGTGCTCACACGCGCCGCCAGGCCGCCTGGGCCCACGAGAACAGGCCGAACAGCAGCAGTCCGATCGCGACGGCGACCAGCAGCCAGGGTCCGGCGGAGGTCTGCGCGAAGGTGCGGAGCGTGTCGTCCACGCCCTTGGCCTTGTCCGGGTCGTACGACACGGACGCGTAGACGAGGAATCCGCCGGCGGTCGTGAACACGGCGCCGCGCGCGATCCCGCCCACGACGCCCAGC
It contains:
- a CDS encoding FAD-dependent oxidoreductase, with amino-acid sequence MAQATDATRTVILTVDDDPGVSRAIARDLRRHYGGEYRIVRAESGESALEALHELKLRGDLVAVILADYRMPRMNGIEFLEQALGVYPGARRVLLTAYADTDAAIDAINVVDLDHYLLKPWDPPEEKLYPVLDDLLAVWRTGDYRPVPATKVVGHRWSAGSSRVREFLARNQVPYRWYSSDEPEGRRLLEAAGTDGRRLPVVITPDCTVLIEPEAPELAARVGLATTPTAEFYDLVVIGGGPAGLGAAVYGASEGLRTVLVERSATGGQAGQSSRIENYLGFPDGVSGAQLIDRARRQAGRFGAEILTAREVTGLEVGGPARVVRFSDGSAVAAHSVILATGVSYRQLRAPGCADLTGRGVYYGSSLTEASSCEGQDVYVVGGANSAGQAAVYLARGAKSVTLLVRGASLTTSMSYYLIQQIEETPNITVRLGTVLEAAHGTDHLEQLTLRDASAGSDGSAGATEVVDAQWVFVFIGAAPLTDWLEGTVLRDEHGFILAGPDLTPDGRPPAAWELDRPPYHLETSVPGVFVAGDARAQSAKRVASAVGEGAMAVMLVHRYLEQS
- a CDS encoding ATP-binding protein, coding for MNAQVTPCDPQEIGSLFLFEKLSPEQLGRLCAEGREQRFDPGPVYTEGEPATCFYVMIEGTVVLYRRVGGDDVEVSRTSQRGVYAGAMQAYLGDRVPQTYVNSMRVTEPTRFFVLPAQSFADVMREWFPMAAHLLEGLFFGSQNTQRAVGQRERLLALGSLSAGLTHELNNPAAAAVRATEALRERVGKMRHKLAHIAKGPYSREALGELIEIQERTAERVAKAPVLSPLEASDREDALADWLEDHGIPEGWRIAPTFVQAGLDTDWLEQVAATVAEDVLPGAVGWLNYTVETELLMDEIGDATARISHLVDAAKQYAQLDRAPHRDVDIHGLLDSTLLMLSGKIGPGVRVVKDYDRSLPDVPAYPAELNQVWTNLIDNAVAAIGSTGGDGTLTVRTAREGDRLLVEFRDTGPGVPEAIRNRIFDPFFTTKPVGEGTGLGLDISWRIVVDKHHGSLLVESVPGDTRFQVLLPLTAPDTGADGGAEPGAQAEPEPEPVTETKTDAAEET
- a CDS encoding UBP-type zinc finger domain-containing protein, whose protein sequence is MTEIDGIDPSAPPSGAGCGECDAVGGWWFHLRRCAQCGHVGCCDSSPAQHATAHWKSTGHPLVQSFEPGEEWFWNYATDAAYDAGPALAPPTDHPADQPAPGPAGRVPADWPNRIHR
- a CDS encoding SDR family NAD(P)-dependent oxidoreductase, with the translated sequence MGRRWLITGCSSGLGHALAAAAAGAGHELVVTARKTADLEELAAAWPGRIVPVPLELRDAGSCEEAVRTAVDRLGGVDILVNNAAVGLFGAVEEVSDAELRDQLETLVVGPWRLTRLVLPLMRAQGHGHVVNVSSVAGRMAFPGLAAYIAGKHALEGMSQALAAEAAPHNIRVTVLEPGMFATRYGTSMAEARHRVPAYDVTNREMLEGARGLADHPETGRPEDFAARVLDIVDAGPSAPVRIPVGDDAYGYLDVAEEASRAELAAARTLVQGPPPVA
- a CDS encoding Ohr family peroxiredoxin — encoded protein: MTVPLTSTLYRTTAHADGGRTGSVVTDDGRLDVRLAPPRKKVPGTTNPEQLFAAGFAACFTSALAEVAAEFGADAAAARVACEVRLGTTDTPAGYGLAVGLTVSLPGWRPADLLPLLHRADEVCPYSQAVRGNIELSLSAVEDTAADD
- a CDS encoding WhiB family transcriptional regulator, whose amino-acid sequence is MSNVSRLPGTAEHHWMWQERAACRNLGTDRFFHPAGERAEDRSVRDEAAKQVCALCPVRTECLRHALRVQEPYGVWGGLTQEERRALSMRAAG